One part of the Luteibacter yeojuensis genome encodes these proteins:
- a CDS encoding SDR family oxidoreductase gives MTTQRTFLVTGATKGIGRAISERLVEAGHLVVGVARGGDTGFPGELHSVDVSDSAAAKAGFEELARRYAIDGVVNNAGVARMQEPGRIDIDDLDHMLRLNLHGAIHAVQAALPHMLSNGWGRIVNISSLTVLGRPKRSAYAATKAAVDSLTRNWALEFARSGITVNSVAPGPIATELFRSNSPVGSDAEAEFIRDIPMGRLGTPDEIAAAVQFFMSEGASFVTGQTLFVDGGGSLGRAA, from the coding sequence ATGACCACGCAACGAACATTCCTGGTGACCGGCGCAACCAAGGGCATCGGCAGGGCGATTTCCGAACGGCTCGTGGAGGCCGGTCACCTCGTAGTGGGGGTGGCCCGCGGGGGCGATACCGGGTTCCCCGGAGAACTCCACTCGGTCGACGTCAGCGACAGCGCCGCCGCTAAGGCTGGCTTCGAGGAGTTGGCGCGGAGGTACGCCATCGATGGCGTCGTCAATAACGCCGGTGTGGCGCGCATGCAGGAGCCTGGCAGGATCGACATCGACGATCTCGACCACATGTTGCGGCTGAACCTTCATGGCGCCATTCATGCGGTCCAGGCGGCGCTGCCCCATATGCTGTCGAACGGCTGGGGCCGCATCGTCAACATCTCGAGTCTTACGGTGCTAGGCCGCCCGAAGCGTTCGGCTTATGCCGCGACGAAAGCCGCCGTGGACAGCCTCACCCGAAACTGGGCGCTCGAGTTCGCGCGGAGTGGCATCACGGTGAACTCCGTCGCCCCAGGGCCGATCGCGACGGAGCTGTTCCGCAGCAATTCTCCGGTGGGCAGCGATGCCGAGGCGGAATTCATTCGCGACATTCCCATGGGACGCCTGGGCACCCCCGACGAGATTGCCGCCGCCGTGCAGTTCTTCATGTCGGAAGGAGCGAGCTTCGTAACGGGGCAGACCCTGTTCGTCGATGGTGGCGGTTCGTTGGGCAGGGCTGCGTGA
- a CDS encoding TetR/AcrR family transcriptional regulator: MARPREYDETKVLAAAADVFWAKGYEGASTRDLSAHTGLTASSIYAAFGDKRELFHRALDHYLTTTLRARIEHLDLVDSPSAAIRDFFADIVERSVGDPEMRGCMLINSSIQSSSDDTKVRQAIADEFSAIESFFERHLARARRTGEIAATISPARSSRHLLTLLLGIRVLARIRADRDLLTDAVREGLASVGIPFSKTSQEAKA; the protein is encoded by the coding sequence ATGGCGCGTCCACGTGAGTACGACGAAACAAAGGTGCTGGCCGCGGCGGCAGACGTCTTCTGGGCGAAGGGCTACGAGGGCGCGTCCACGCGCGACCTCTCGGCGCACACCGGACTCACGGCGTCCAGCATCTATGCGGCCTTCGGCGACAAGCGCGAGCTGTTCCATCGAGCGCTGGACCATTACCTGACCACAACCCTCCGAGCGCGAATCGAACACCTCGACCTCGTCGACTCGCCTTCCGCCGCGATCCGCGATTTCTTCGCCGACATCGTCGAGCGAAGCGTCGGCGATCCCGAAATGCGCGGATGCATGCTCATCAACTCCTCGATCCAGTCCTCGTCCGACGACACGAAGGTGCGCCAAGCGATTGCGGACGAGTTTTCGGCCATCGAGTCGTTCTTCGAGCGCCATCTCGCGCGCGCGCGACGCACCGGCGAGATCGCGGCGACTATCTCGCCGGCACGGTCCTCGCGGCACCTGCTTACGTTGCTGCTGGGCATTCGCGTGCTGGCTCGCATCCGCGCCGACCGGGACTTGCTGACCGATGCCGTGCGGGAAGGCCTCGCCTCGGTGGGTATCCCATTCTCGAAGACTTCCCAAGAGGCAAAAGCATGA
- a CDS encoding YifB family Mg chelatase-like AAA ATPase, whose protein sequence is MSLAVTLSRAQEGVAAPQVVVEVHLSGGLPSTSIVGLPEAAVREARDRVRVAIQNTAFEYPNRRVTVNLAPAELPKDGGRFDLAIALGILAAGSQVPRERLDDCEFLGELALSGELRAVPGILPALIRARRSGRRIVVPRANAAEAALIGEGDVLLADSLAEVCAWLSGQADLAGPESADFYSMPSCGPDMLDIRGQLQARRALEIAAAGGHHLLLIGPPGTGKTMLAERLPGILPPMTESEALESCAIRSLSGEDIDPRCWRRRPFRAPHHTASGVALVGGGSSPRPGEISLAHNGVLFLDELPEFSRHVLEVLREPLESGRIVISRAARQSTFPAEFQLVAAMNPCPCGYAGDPLHECRCTPDQVQRYRGRISGPLLDRIDLCVEVPRVPIADLAAARGPHDDDSATVRQRVIAAREKALLRAGQANAELSVVNLERDCALPHAEREWLQTSLDKLGASARAYHRILRVARTIADLEGGTGCVEQGHLAEALHYRRF, encoded by the coding sequence ATGAGCCTCGCCGTCACGCTTTCGCGCGCGCAGGAAGGTGTCGCGGCCCCTCAGGTCGTCGTTGAAGTGCACCTGTCCGGCGGGTTGCCATCCACCTCCATCGTGGGACTGCCCGAAGCGGCGGTGCGCGAAGCTCGTGACCGCGTCCGCGTCGCCATCCAGAACACCGCCTTCGAGTATCCGAACCGCCGGGTCACCGTGAACCTGGCCCCGGCCGAGTTGCCGAAGGACGGCGGGCGGTTCGACCTCGCCATTGCCCTGGGCATCCTGGCCGCCGGATCGCAGGTGCCGCGGGAGCGCCTGGACGATTGCGAATTCCTCGGCGAGCTGGCGCTGTCCGGCGAGCTTCGCGCGGTTCCCGGGATTCTCCCGGCCCTCATCCGGGCCCGGCGCAGCGGCCGCCGCATCGTGGTTCCGCGCGCCAACGCCGCCGAGGCGGCCTTGATCGGCGAGGGCGACGTGCTGCTCGCCGACAGCCTGGCCGAGGTCTGCGCCTGGTTGAGCGGCCAGGCCGACCTGGCGGGGCCGGAAAGCGCGGATTTCTACAGCATGCCGTCGTGCGGGCCGGACATGCTCGACATCCGCGGGCAGTTGCAGGCGCGCCGCGCCCTCGAAATCGCCGCCGCGGGCGGACACCACCTGCTCCTGATCGGACCGCCGGGTACCGGCAAGACGATGCTGGCCGAACGCCTCCCCGGCATCCTGCCGCCCATGACCGAATCCGAGGCGCTGGAGAGCTGCGCCATCCGTTCGCTCTCCGGCGAGGACATCGATCCGCGCTGCTGGCGCCGCCGTCCGTTTCGTGCGCCGCACCACACCGCATCGGGCGTCGCCCTCGTCGGCGGGGGCTCGTCGCCACGCCCCGGCGAGATCTCGCTGGCGCACAACGGCGTGCTCTTCCTCGACGAACTTCCCGAGTTCAGCCGACACGTGCTCGAAGTGCTGCGCGAACCGCTGGAGTCCGGGCGGATCGTGATTTCGCGCGCCGCCCGCCAGTCGACGTTCCCGGCCGAGTTCCAGCTCGTCGCCGCGATGAATCCCTGCCCATGCGGCTATGCCGGCGACCCGTTGCACGAGTGCCGTTGCACGCCCGACCAGGTGCAGCGTTACCGCGGACGCATCTCGGGCCCGCTGCTCGACCGCATCGACCTGTGCGTGGAAGTCCCGCGCGTGCCGATCGCGGACCTGGCCGCCGCGCGCGGTCCGCACGACGACGACAGCGCCACGGTACGCCAGCGGGTGATCGCGGCGCGCGAGAAAGCCTTGCTCCGGGCGGGCCAGGCGAATGCCGAACTCAGCGTGGTCAACCTCGAGCGCGACTGCGCGCTTCCGCACGCCGAGCGCGAGTGGTTGCAGACGTCGCTGGACAAACTCGGCGCCTCCGCCCGGGCCTATCACCGCATCCTGCGGGTGGCCCGCACCATCGCCGATCTCGAAGGCGGTACGGGGTGCGTGGAGCAGGGGCACCTTGCGGAGGCGCTGCATTACCGGCGGTTCTAG
- a CDS encoding accessory factor UbiK family protein has protein sequence MDVQGIDQLAQRLASLVPPGLAQAREDLQANFKDILAQGLRRLDLVTREEFDVQSQVLARTRERLELLEKRLADLEISAAQRGQ, from the coding sequence ATGGATGTGCAGGGTATCGATCAACTCGCACAGCGATTGGCATCGTTGGTTCCGCCAGGGTTGGCGCAAGCGCGTGAGGATCTGCAGGCCAACTTCAAAGATATTCTGGCGCAAGGACTACGCCGCCTCGATCTCGTAACCCGCGAAGAATTCGATGTTCAGAGCCAGGTTCTGGCGCGTACGCGCGAACGGCTCGAGCTTTTGGAGAAACGCCTCGCCGACCTGGAAATCAGCGCGGCGCAACGCGGCCAGTAA
- the glnK gene encoding P-II family nitrogen regulator: MKLVVAIIKPFKLDDVREALADVGVQGVTVTEVKGFGRQKGHTELYRGAEYVVDFLPKIKLEVAVADDQIERVVEAIQQAARTGKIGDGKIFVSPLEQVIRIRTGELDNDAL, encoded by the coding sequence ATGAAGCTCGTGGTCGCCATCATCAAGCCTTTCAAGCTGGACGACGTCCGCGAAGCCCTGGCGGACGTAGGGGTCCAGGGAGTGACGGTGACGGAAGTGAAGGGCTTCGGCCGGCAGAAGGGCCATACCGAGTTATACCGGGGCGCCGAGTACGTGGTCGACTTCCTGCCCAAGATCAAGCTGGAGGTGGCGGTGGCCGACGACCAGATCGAGCGGGTGGTCGAGGCCATCCAGCAAGCGGCCCGGACCGGCAAGATCGGCGACGGCAAGATCTTCGTCAGTCCCCTGGAGCAGGTCATCCGCATCCGCACCGGCGAACTGGATAACGACGCCCTCTGA
- a CDS encoding DUF1453 domain-containing protein: MLAPSALSFIFTVPLMAFAVYRRVRGSFGRQPIRTKRMTVRVVIFAIVIGLTMLSGLQDIRLAEGALGGAVAGAALAILLGLRLTRFEIGGDGADYYIPNPWMGGALSALLLGRLAWRFLLLAPAMAGGALTDAQGPAPGNSPLTMAIVGLTIGYYLAYYSGILVHHRRYKRALQAA; encoded by the coding sequence ATGCTGGCCCCGTCCGCTCTGTCGTTCATTTTCACCGTCCCGCTGATGGCGTTCGCCGTGTATCGCCGCGTGCGCGGCAGTTTCGGCCGGCAGCCGATCCGCACGAAGCGGATGACGGTCCGTGTGGTCATCTTCGCGATCGTGATCGGACTGACGATGCTCTCGGGCCTGCAGGACATCCGCCTGGCGGAAGGCGCCCTCGGCGGCGCGGTGGCCGGCGCGGCCCTGGCGATCCTGCTGGGCTTGCGGCTGACCCGATTCGAGATCGGCGGCGACGGTGCGGACTATTACATTCCGAACCCGTGGATGGGCGGCGCGCTGAGCGCGCTGCTGCTGGGCCGTCTGGCCTGGCGCTTCCTGCTGCTGGCGCCGGCCATGGCGGGCGGCGCGCTGACGGACGCCCAAGGCCCTGCGCCGGGCAACAGCCCGCTGACGATGGCGATCGTGGGCCTCACGATCGGCTACTACCTGGCTTATTACAGCGGCATCCTGGTGCACCACCGCCGCTACAAGCGGGCCTTGCAGGCCGCCTGA
- the gpmA gene encoding 2,3-diphosphoglycerate-dependent phosphoglycerate mutase encodes MYKLVMIRHGQSAWNLENRFSGWADVDLSEQGVAEAREAGRLLKDAGFTFDLAHTSYLKRAVRTLWHVQDEMDLMWIPVVTDWRLNERHYGALTGLNKAETAAKYGNEQVHIWRRSYDTPPPALEAGATSFADDDRYKGIDVPLTECLKDTVARVLPYWHEVLAPAIRAGNNVLMAAHGNSMRALVKFFDNISDDDIAELNIPNGIPLVYEFDAELRPVKHYYLGDQTEIEAKMAAVANQGKAK; translated from the coding sequence ATGTACAAGCTCGTGATGATTCGCCACGGCCAGTCGGCCTGGAACCTCGAAAACCGCTTCAGCGGCTGGGCCGACGTGGACCTCAGCGAGCAGGGCGTGGCCGAGGCCCGCGAAGCGGGGCGCCTCCTCAAGGACGCCGGCTTCACCTTCGACCTGGCCCATACCTCGTACCTGAAGCGCGCCGTGCGCACGCTCTGGCACGTCCAGGACGAGATGGACCTGATGTGGATCCCCGTGGTGACCGACTGGCGCCTCAACGAGCGCCACTACGGCGCGTTGACCGGCCTCAACAAGGCCGAGACCGCCGCCAAGTACGGCAACGAACAGGTCCACATCTGGCGCCGCAGCTACGACACGCCGCCACCGGCCCTCGAAGCAGGCGCGACGTCCTTCGCCGACGACGACCGTTACAAGGGCATCGACGTGCCGCTGACCGAGTGCCTGAAGGACACGGTGGCCCGCGTGCTGCCGTACTGGCACGAGGTGCTCGCCCCGGCCATCCGCGCCGGCAACAACGTTCTCATGGCGGCCCACGGCAACTCCATGCGTGCGCTGGTGAAGTTCTTCGACAACATCTCCGACGACGACATCGCCGAGCTCAATATCCCCAACGGCATTCCGCTGGTGTACGAGTTCGACGCCGAGCTGCGTCCCGTGAAGCACTACTACCTGGGCGACCAGACCGAGATCGAGGCCAAGATGGCCGCCGTCGCCAACCAGGGCAAGGCGAAGTAG
- the hemF gene encoding oxygen-dependent coproporphyrinogen oxidase, which produces MSEQAELAASFLRGLQDRICTAIEAVDGKARFEEDAWTRPAGGGGRTRVLREGNIFEQAGVNFSLVSGSPLPPSATAHRPDLVGGSFIATGVSLVLHPRNPYIPTTHANVRYFEASKEGSDPVWWFGGGFDLTPYYPFDEDVRHWHSVAKNLCEPYGDDVYARYKRWCDDYFYLKHRGETRGVGGLFYDDLNEGGFERCMNFTRDIGEGFLDAYLPIVERRRDMPYGEREREFQLYRRGRYVEFNLVYDRGTLFGLQSGGRTESILMSLPPRVRFEYGYSPDADSAEARLQEYLKPRDWV; this is translated from the coding sequence ATGTCCGAACAAGCCGAGCTTGCCGCGTCGTTCCTGCGCGGCCTGCAGGACCGTATCTGCACCGCCATCGAGGCGGTGGACGGCAAGGCGCGCTTCGAGGAAGACGCATGGACGCGGCCCGCTGGCGGCGGCGGCCGCACGCGCGTGCTGCGCGAGGGGAACATCTTCGAACAGGCCGGCGTGAACTTCTCCCTCGTGTCGGGTTCGCCGTTGCCGCCGAGTGCCACGGCGCACCGGCCCGACCTCGTCGGTGGCAGCTTCATCGCCACGGGTGTCTCGCTGGTGCTGCATCCGCGCAACCCGTACATCCCGACCACGCACGCGAACGTGCGTTACTTCGAAGCCTCGAAGGAAGGCAGCGATCCCGTGTGGTGGTTCGGCGGTGGCTTCGACCTCACGCCGTACTACCCGTTCGACGAGGACGTGCGCCACTGGCACAGCGTCGCGAAGAACCTGTGCGAGCCGTACGGCGACGATGTCTACGCGCGCTACAAGCGCTGGTGCGACGACTATTTCTACCTCAAGCATCGCGGCGAGACGCGCGGCGTGGGCGGGCTTTTCTACGATGACCTCAACGAGGGCGGCTTCGAGCGCTGCATGAACTTCACCCGCGACATCGGCGAAGGATTCCTCGATGCGTACCTGCCGATCGTCGAGCGGCGCCGCGACATGCCCTATGGGGAGCGCGAGCGCGAGTTCCAGCTGTATCGCCGGGGCCGCTACGTGGAGTTCAACCTCGTCTACGACCGCGGCACCTTGTTCGGCCTGCAGTCGGGGGGACGTACCGAATCGATCCTCATGAGCCTGCCGCCGCGCGTGCGCTTCGAATACGGCTATTCGCCGGATGCCGACAGCGCGGAAGCGCGGCTCCAGGAATACCTGAAGCCGCGCGACTGGGTTTGA
- a CDS encoding YdcF family protein has product MSGIQAPKILRRGVWRYLSDRDILVAAFVTAVVFVASLGLVYAAHLARVCWLAARTPARAAGRRAMLIFGRRLVGDCPEADFLGRLARGRTDALAGFADRVLLLGGYSGGSISEAEAGRRWLMAEGWPPAVPLELEQASIDSLENLRHARVLLRERSEAPLPPVWLVTSRYHLARCLYLARRLGFDAAPLAAEERLPLGRRYVTRLLMEAGYLMWIDTGMRWAALTGNRRMATRIS; this is encoded by the coding sequence ATGTCCGGTATCCAGGCTCCGAAAATCCTCCGCCGCGGCGTATGGCGTTACCTCAGCGATCGCGACATCCTCGTCGCGGCCTTCGTCACCGCCGTCGTCTTCGTCGCCAGCCTGGGGCTGGTGTATGCCGCGCACCTCGCGCGCGTCTGCTGGCTCGCCGCGCGCACGCCCGCGCGGGCCGCCGGCCGCCGGGCGATGCTGATATTCGGCCGCCGGCTCGTCGGCGATTGTCCGGAAGCGGATTTCCTCGGCCGCCTTGCCCGTGGCCGCACCGATGCGCTCGCGGGGTTCGCCGATCGGGTCCTGCTGCTGGGCGGCTACAGCGGCGGCTCCATCAGCGAAGCCGAGGCCGGGCGCCGCTGGCTGATGGCCGAAGGCTGGCCACCCGCCGTGCCGCTGGAACTGGAGCAGGCCTCCATCGACTCCCTCGAAAACCTCCGCCATGCCCGCGTGTTGTTGCGGGAGCGGAGCGAGGCGCCCCTTCCGCCGGTGTGGCTGGTGACCAGCCGCTACCACCTGGCACGCTGCCTCTACCTCGCCCGTCGGCTCGGATTCGACGCCGCGCCCCTTGCCGCCGAGGAGCGCCTGCCGCTCGGCCGCCGCTACGTGACCCGCCTGCTGATGGAGGCCGGCTACCTGATGTGGATCGATACCGGCATGCGCTGGGCGGCCCTGACCGGGAACCGGCGGATGGCGACGCGGATTTCCTGA
- a CDS encoding beta-ketoacyl-[acyl-carrier-protein] synthase family protein translates to MPHPMTPLAIRAYTTTSALGRGLQAHADALSAPRGGLAPNDFSVAPLDCWIGRVAGVEDEPLPPELAEWDCRNNRLAWIALRQDGFAEAMRAARERYGASRVAVLLGTSTASIGATEEGYRRLDHGRMPADLHRPVLHTPHSLASFVAAAFALEGPCLTVATACSSSAKVFANAERMIRLGLVDAAIVGGTDTLCDSVLFGFNSLELVSPEPCRPFDAARSGISIGEAAGFAILERVEAAMDAPLLIGYGEASDAHHMSTPHPEGLGAELALNDALARAGIAPDDVDYINLHGTASQKNDEVEAALVARTFPASTRASSTKGFTGHTLGAAGILEAAITLLSMRDGRVPANLGAETPDPLCGPQMAWRPEAADIRIALSNSFGFGGNNACLAFARAGRHA, encoded by the coding sequence ATGCCGCATCCCATGACACCGTTGGCCATCCGCGCCTACACCACCACCTCCGCCCTCGGCCGCGGTCTCCAGGCCCACGCCGATGCCCTTTCCGCCCCGCGCGGCGGCCTTGCGCCGAACGATTTCAGCGTGGCCCCGCTGGATTGCTGGATCGGCCGTGTCGCCGGCGTGGAAGACGAGCCGCTTCCGCCGGAGCTGGCCGAGTGGGACTGCCGGAACAACCGGCTCGCCTGGATCGCCTTGCGGCAGGACGGCTTCGCCGAGGCCATGCGCGCGGCGCGCGAGCGGTATGGCGCATCGCGCGTGGCCGTGCTGCTCGGCACGTCGACGGCGAGCATCGGGGCCACCGAGGAAGGCTACCGCCGCCTCGACCATGGCCGCATGCCGGCGGACCTGCACCGGCCGGTGCTGCATACGCCGCACTCGCTCGCGAGCTTCGTCGCGGCGGCGTTCGCCCTGGAAGGCCCCTGCCTCACGGTGGCCACCGCATGCTCGTCCAGCGCGAAGGTGTTCGCCAACGCGGAGCGCATGATCCGGCTCGGCCTGGTCGATGCCGCGATCGTCGGCGGCACCGACACCCTTTGCGACAGCGTGCTGTTCGGTTTCAATTCGCTCGAACTGGTCTCGCCCGAGCCGTGCCGTCCGTTCGATGCCGCCCGCAGCGGCATTTCGATCGGGGAGGCCGCCGGCTTCGCCATCCTCGAACGCGTGGAAGCGGCGATGGACGCGCCCTTGCTCATCGGTTACGGCGAAGCCAGCGACGCCCACCACATGTCCACGCCCCACCCTGAAGGCCTGGGGGCGGAGCTCGCGCTGAACGACGCGCTGGCCCGCGCGGGCATCGCGCCCGACGACGTCGACTACATCAACCTGCACGGCACCGCCAGCCAGAAGAACGACGAAGTCGAGGCCGCGCTCGTCGCGCGGACCTTCCCCGCCTCGACCCGCGCCAGCTCGACGAAGGGCTTCACCGGGCACACCCTCGGCGCCGCGGGCATCCTCGAGGCCGCGATCACGCTCCTGTCGATGCGCGACGGCCGCGTTCCCGCCAACCTCGGTGCCGAAACGCCGGACCCGCTGTGCGGACCGCAGATGGCCTGGCGGCCGGAAGCGGCGGATATCCGCATCGCCCTCAGCAACTCCTTCGGCTTCGGCGGCAACAACGCGTGCCTCGCCTTCGCCCGCGCGGGGCGTCACGCATGA
- a CDS encoding beta-ketoacyl synthase chain length factor, which yields MSAALSVWVSGIGLWAPGAADWHAFSEIATGAATPGATERPLAEVLPPNERRRAPESVLLAAAAAGQAVRMSGRDAATLPCVFASAHGDQVITDYMCETLASHPRELSPTKFHNSVHNAPAGYWTIATHCRASSSAVSGGEEAFGAGLLEAATLAVADDRDVLLASYDIAGTGPLGDMTSTTGPFAVALVLSPRADGAAVRLDITPERGNSGIEALGDAWLDGLVATNPSARAVPLMRALALARPAALRVPAARGLDLHIDIGVAA from the coding sequence ATGAGCGCCGCGCTGTCGGTCTGGGTGAGCGGCATCGGCCTCTGGGCACCGGGGGCCGCCGACTGGCACGCCTTCAGCGAGATCGCCACGGGCGCGGCCACGCCGGGTGCGACGGAGCGGCCGCTCGCCGAGGTGCTTCCGCCGAACGAGCGGCGACGCGCACCGGAAAGCGTCTTGCTGGCGGCCGCGGCCGCCGGCCAGGCCGTGCGCATGAGTGGCCGCGACGCAGCCACCCTGCCCTGCGTGTTCGCCTCCGCGCATGGCGACCAGGTCATCACCGACTACATGTGCGAAACGCTGGCCAGCCACCCGCGCGAACTGTCGCCGACGAAGTTCCACAACTCCGTGCACAACGCACCGGCGGGCTACTGGACCATCGCCACGCACTGCCGTGCATCGTCGAGCGCCGTCTCTGGTGGCGAGGAAGCATTCGGCGCAGGCTTGCTCGAAGCCGCCACGCTGGCGGTGGCCGACGACCGCGACGTGCTGCTGGCGAGCTACGACATCGCCGGGACGGGGCCGCTCGGCGACATGACCAGCACCACCGGTCCGTTCGCCGTCGCGCTCGTGCTCTCCCCTCGCGCCGACGGCGCGGCCGTACGGCTCGACATCACGCCGGAGCGCGGCAACAGTGGCATCGAGGCACTCGGCGATGCCTGGCTCGACGGGCTTGTCGCGACCAATCCCTCCGCACGCGCGGTGCCGTTGATGCGCGCGCTCGCGCTCGCCCGCCCAGCGGCGCTGCGCGTGCCCGCGGCGCGGGGGCTCGACCTGCACATCGACATCGGCGTGGCCGCATGA
- a CDS encoding glycosyltransferase family 2 protein, whose protein sequence is MSIATPRYCILIPCLNEEQAIGRVVGEALALGLPVIVVDDGSDDRTPDIVGAMPVTLLRHATRRGKGEALRTGFREVRRLGYDAVVTMDGDGQHLASDIPAIIAAAERYPGCIVIGARLLDREQQPSGRRRANAVADWGISWACGRPIADTQSGQRLYPRETLDLADLPAEHFVFEAAVLITACRERGIGVVSVPIASRYHGEFRLSHFHPVRDVTRITTYTIGRVIHYGSILASYRRSRAHPTIVDETH, encoded by the coding sequence ATGAGCATCGCCACGCCTCGCTACTGCATCCTCATCCCCTGCCTCAATGAGGAACAGGCGATCGGACGCGTCGTGGGCGAGGCCCTCGCGCTCGGGCTTCCCGTCATCGTCGTCGACGACGGTTCGGACGACCGCACCCCGGACATCGTGGGCGCCATGCCGGTCACCCTGCTCCGCCATGCGACACGCCGGGGCAAGGGCGAGGCGTTGCGCACCGGTTTCCGCGAAGTGCGCCGCCTGGGTTACGACGCCGTGGTGACGATGGATGGCGACGGCCAGCACCTCGCATCGGACATCCCCGCCATCATCGCCGCAGCCGAACGTTACCCGGGCTGCATCGTCATCGGCGCGCGCCTGCTCGATCGCGAACAGCAGCCCAGCGGACGGCGACGCGCCAACGCGGTCGCCGACTGGGGCATCTCCTGGGCATGCGGCCGCCCGATCGCCGACACGCAGAGCGGTCAGCGGCTCTATCCGCGCGAGACGCTGGACCTGGCCGATCTTCCGGCCGAACATTTCGTCTTCGAGGCCGCCGTGCTCATCACCGCCTGCCGCGAGCGCGGCATCGGCGTAGTCTCGGTACCCATCGCGTCGCGTTACCACGGCGAGTTCCGACTCAGCCATTTCCATCCCGTGCGCGACGTCACCAGGATCACCACCTACACGATCGGCCGGGTGATCCATTACGGAAGTATCCTCGCCAGCTACCGCCGGTCGCGGGCCCATCCCACGATCGTCGACGAGACACACTGA